Below is a window of 'Nostoc azollae' 0708 DNA.
GTATATGGAAAACGGAAGCAAAGGACACATTTCATTACTGGCTAGAGATATTAGGAAATGTTTTCCCTGCTAGTCTCTTTGAACAGGTAGAAAAATATGATAGCGATTATGCTATGGCGACTCAGAACAAAATGCAGGAAACAAAGAGTTTTCCACCAAGGGTATTTTTATTGAACAGGTCATTGGACTTGTAAAAATATTCCGGGTACCTCAACAAAGATTTCCCTTAAATTCCCCAATTTACTCACAAGTAATTCTTACTATTTTTGGTTTAGTCACATTAGGAATTAGTTCATTAGTTCTACCCATGTCATACATGTTATGGATATGAGGTCAGTTATAAATTTGTCATCAACATCTTCATGGATAGGAACTATCCGTAACTATTCCCAACCCTGATTCTTTCCTTGGCTCTTTCCTAATCTTAACACTATGGAAAGCCACACACATAAGCCTTTGTAAATTTTCGGCCCTCTCTATTCCCTATAATCAATCATTAACACTCACAAGTTGGGGAAGTTGAGACACAGGAATATCTAAAAAGTAAGCCAATACTTCTCGCCGCCAGGCATCGTAAATTCTTGGTAAGTCATTAATATCCGTACCAATGGCTTGATGAGTCAGTTGCCAATGTTCTTTAAGGTAGGCATTTCTTCTTTTTTGTCCTTCTTGCTCCAGTTCTAATAGCTGTGCTGCTAAATCTACTTTTTCTGCTGGCGAACCTTGGTCATACTTCCGTTGCCACCAGTTTACTACGCCTAGACGGTGAAAAGCTCCTTCTGGCTGAATTCTGGTCACAGAAAATTTAGCTGATTCAGGATCACTAATTTTACTGGTACGACTCTTAACTAATAAAGATGCCACAATATGCATTTCATAATGTAACTCAAAAGCTAAAAAACCTTGCCAATTACCAATTGGTAAATCTCCCATATAATCCCAATATTTTTGAACTTGTTGTTGGATATCTTCAATGGGATCACGTCCAGAGATAATTTGCGCTGTACGATGGGTATTTTCAGCTACTTTTACACCTGCCTTTTGTAAATTTAATCTTTGTGTGCGCCATCATCACCAATTTGTCAGCTTAAAAATAATTGAAGTTCTGGGTCAGGCATTTGACCAATTATATAAGCGCAAACTTGTACAATAAACAAATCATGAGCCGCACCTGCAACACGAAAACGGTAAAAATTTTCAATTTCTGCTTTTGTTTCTGGAGGTTTAGTTTCATACAATCGCTTTTTCAGTAAATGGGGTGCGTGCTGATTAGTTATTTTATCAAAGATTGCCAGTTCTAAGTCAGTTATCCAAATGGGACGAGTAGATGTAATCATGTTTTTGGTCTAAGTTATGTTTTTTTATTTTATTTTAAAGCTCACAAAGACAGCAGTGATTTAAAATCCCCTCACAATGCAGAAATCAGTCAAAATATCATTCCCAATCACCAATTACCAAAATTATTCCATCACCGCTAATACTGCTTTTGGTAATAGTTTTTCTTTAAACCAAACAATTCTGGCCGGGAAATCATTTAATTTTACACCTGCCCTTTCTAAATTTAATCTTTCGGAAATTGCCAATATCAAACTATCGGAATTTGCACGACGTACCTGAGAAAACTTTCTTTGTAAATATTCTGTACGCCAATAACCAACAATTTCTAATAAAAAAGTCCTACCATCAGGATGTACAAGGCGAAAATCGGGAATCATTACACTACCAGGAATGGGAATTAAATCAACTTCTCGTTCTAAGATCCACCCACTTTTTAAACTATCCCATTTATCAGCGAAAGACTGTTCTAACATACTATCATAAGGCTTGCCTTTAGGATAGTGAGATACTAGACTACATTCAGAATTCAGTGTGAATCTGCCAGGTTTCCATTCATTTGTATAAAGATCTCGTGTTTGTAAAGTTGCGGCTAAACTCCATTTCGTAACATGAAGTAAAGCAGGAATCATTTTAGCTATGGATAAACCATAACGGGTACTAGGAGTAAATAGACTTGTTGGACCATCAATACTAATGGTAAAACCGTGATCAGCATCACCTTCAATATAAGCCATTAATCGAAACAACTTCAAATAACGAAATAACAACTTATATTCTCCTGGTACATTGCGGTGAGCATTTAACACCAATTGACTGGCTTTATAAAACACACCTTGTACTTGAGACAAATTATAGCGATGTAATAAATCGTCTGGTTTTGGTGCTTCAAAAGCAGTTAAAATCTTATTTTCAGATAAATCAGCATAAAGACCATCACGCACCTGAATTGGTAAAACTTCCTGCTGTAATTGCTGACTTAATTCATCAGCAACTTTGCTTAAAGTCACCTCAGTTGCTTCCCGACTAGGAACAGACTTTGCAGCGAAAGCAAAAACCCGTTCCCTTAACATTGGTGGCTCAAGAGGACTAACAACTTCAAAAGTGCAGAAACTGCTTTTAAGAATATAAGCCAAACCGCGCTTCATGCGATAATCAGTAGTATCACCTTCAAAATCAGCTAATTGACGTTCAAGAACCCCTTGGGATTTCCCCACTGCTTCCTTAAAAAAACCAATCAAATTGTTTGCTAAACATAAATGTTGCTGATCAAGTTTCAATCTCTTCGGGATAATTTCTTCCCCGTTTTGACGATGAATCAATAACTCCGTTGGTAACATCCTTCTTCTCAGTTGAATAATTAATTTCTAACTGTTCTGCCACCTTAGCACTTCTTTCCTGTCCACCTCCATAAAAAACCTTTCAATTCCCTTTCCTGTCCTTCTTCTTCTCTTTCTTCTCTTCGCGCTCTTCGCACCTTTGCGGTTCGTTACTTCTTTCCCCCCTTCTCCTGGCCGAAGTTCCCTCCTCACTAGTATCTTCTGCTACGACTTCATATAAAATCGCCTGTTTATTTTCAATATTACCCTTGCGTAAAACCCTCCCCAAACGTTGAATATATTCCCTAGCCGAACCAGTCCCCGAAAGAATAATTGCTATTGAAGCTGCGGGAACATCAACACCCTCATTTAAGACATGAGAAGCTACCAAAGTATTATATTCACCCTCCTTAAATTTAGTTAAAATTTCATGCCTTTCCTTCACCGGAGTTTGATGAGTAATAGCCGGAATTAATAAATCTTGAGAAATACGGTAAACGGTAGCATTATCTGCCGTAAAAATCAACACCCTAGCGGGATAATGTTCAGCTAATAAATCCATCAGAATTCTTAATTTACCATCAGTTCCCAGGGCGATTTCTTTAGCTTGACGGTGTGCTAACATTGCTCTGCGTCCGACTTGCGATCGCGCACTCATTTGCACAAAAGTTTGCCAACCTTGCAGACTTCCCAAAGAAATCCGCGATTGCCTTAAAAAATCATTGCGGGTTTGAATTAGCTGATTGTATCTTTCCCTTTCCAATTGGGATAACTTGACCTTAATTTGCACAATTTGATGTTCTGCTAAAGCCTTACCAGCTAAATCTTCAGCACCTTGGCGATAAACTTCTCTACCAATGAGAATATTTAAATCAGCGTGTTTACCATCCGTCCGTTCTGGTGTAGCAGAAAGTCCGAGTCGATAGGGTGCGATCGCATATTCAGCAATGACTCGATTAAAATCAGTTGGTAAATGATGACATTCATCAAAAATTATCAAAGCATATTTATTACCTAAAGTTTCCGCATGAATCGCTGCACTGTCATAAGTAGCCACCAAAATCGGTGTTTGATCCCGTGAACCACCCCCCAGCAAACCCAAATCCGCATCAGGAAAAGCCGCCGTTAGGTGTGCATACCACTGGTGCATCAAATCCAAAGTTGGCACAACAATCAACGTCGTGCGCGGTGTCGCTTGCATTGCCATTTGCGCCAGATAAGTCTTACCCGCAGCCGTCGGCAACACTACGACTCCCTGTCTTCCCGCTAATTTCCAAGCCGCTAAAGCCTCATTTTGGTGGGGGTATGGAGTCATTTCCAAACTGGCAACCAAATCCAAAGGATAAAATCCCTTGGCCTCATCTGTGAAGTTTGTATCTTCTGCTTGCAATGCTTCGACTAAACAACGATATCTAATCGCCGGAATGCGGAATTTTTCGACTCTATCATCCCATGTTGCATAGTCTATCCAAGCTTTACTGTGTGGTGGTGGGTGTAAAATTAACGTACCACGATCAAAAGTTAAGGTGGGGTTGCGACCCATCTGAGGTTTTCTCCCAACTTGTTCACTTCACTACTCATAACTTAAAACGTGTATGATTCCCAAAGGAGATTATTTTGATATAAGCCAACTAGAACATCTGTTTCCCCCAGAGATATCTCACTGGCAAACTGATTCAATCCTGCTTGAATCCTACCTACAGAGAACAGCAAAGACAGTTTCTAATCAAACGCCTGCGATTGCAAACAAAGATTATGCTGCTGGTAGGTTTAACACTTACTGGCTTTTTTATGTGGGTTAATCAGCAACCTAATGGAAAAATCTAAGCCTTTAAAATTGGCTTAATACTTGAATCTTTTATCTTAATTTGTTGGTTCTTATGCAAAACTCATCTTGGTCGTCGTTACCCACACTTGATTTTTTTGGCTTGATCCTGGTGTGGAACTTGCGTCATCCAAATTGACACAGCTATTTCATTTAATCATGTAGAACCGTTCACTAATGTTTGGAATTTGATGTTTATCACTCAAGTAACTATTGTTCCAGTATTATGGCGGCTACAGTTAATTTATCACATTGGTGCAATTATTTGCTATGCAGGATTATACATTCTCTATCGTCCTCAATTTAAGCAACTATGATATTTTTATGTTGAGTATGGAGTATATTTATTGTTGACAATAATAATTTGTGTATTTTCTGTTTATCTGTAAAAAAATGCGAAGAAGCCACAGTTTTATTTGCTGATATTGTCGGATTTATAGAACTTTCAAGCCATACTTCACCACCTACACTAGTGGAATTATTAAACTAAGTATTCTCCTTATTTGAAATGTTGATTATCAGTTGCCTAAACTCAGAATTACGTACCGCTAAACAATTAGAAATCAGTTTCCAATACTTAGCCGGTTTCGGCGGTTGAAAGGTGACAAATTGGGGTGATTATAGCTGATGTGAATGGCAGAATTTTAGAAGCAAATGATACCTTTTTAAACATGGTGGGTTATACACAAGAAGAACTCCTATCAGGACGAATCAATTTTCGATAAATGACATCACCAGAATATGTGGAACAAAGTGTTCTTGCAACAGTAAAACTCGAAACTCAAGGTGTTTGTAAACTTCTTGAGAAGGAATATATCCGTAAAGATGCTACTCGTGTTAGTGTGCTGCTAGGCTTGGCATTATTAGAAAATAATTTCTAATAAGTAATTGGTCATATTGTCAATGTCAGCAAATGCAAACAGACTGAAGAATCCTTGAGTCAACAAGTAGAACAATTACGCTTAATTACTAATTCTTTACCAGTACAAATCTCCTATGTAGATGCTCAACAGCGTTATTTATTTAATAATGAGAAATATGAAAAATGCTTTGGGATTCCTACATCGAAAATGCTTGGTAAGCATGTGAAATAAATTTTAGGATAATCAGTTCATCAAGCATTTTTTCCATATTTAGAAACAGTTTTATCCCAGAGTCTGCACTTCAATGAGTAGTACAAAAAAACTACGCTAGTAGGCAATTCAGGACTATAGGTTTTAAAAATCCAGTAGCCATGAAAATATAAATGATGCACGTCAAAGTTCCAGCTTTGTTATTGTGTAGAAAAAGCTAGTTAGACAACGATGTTGAATTTGGATTTTTCAATCACTTATGATATAAAAATACAAGACTATGCAATAGTGAATTAGAGATTTGAAAAGTAAGAAAATAAAGAATACTGTTGTAAGGATTCAGGTGGTGGGGTATTGACAAGTTTGATAATAGGAGAGGCAGAATATAGCAGTTATGGAAAAGAAGCTGCCACCAAAACTAGACAGAGAGATATTGAAGCAGTTGGGAACAGAGCAACTGGTAGAAATCATTATTAACCAGGGGAAAAGTATAGAGAACCTAACAAATAGAGTAGTAGAACTGGAAAAAGAAATAGAGAAACTCAAAGTCAGTAGAGATTTAGAGACCATAACATCATCCAAACCACCGTCGGGAGACATCCTCCAAAAAACCGAGAACAAACAACAAGAGAAACCAGAAGAAAACCAGACACGAAAACGGAAACCAGGAGGACAACCAGGGCATAGGGGAAAAAGGAGAAAGGGGTTTGGTGGAGTAGATAGAATACATTTGAGATACTGGGACGGCAAGTGTGTGGATGCTGAGGTGAGGGGCAATTGTTTGGCGAACCAATAAAAATCCAAACACAACCACTAGGGGAGTTGGTGGACAGGCCAATCCAAAATAGTAGAATATGAAAGATATACGTGGATGTGCAGTGTGTGTGGGGCAACACAAAGGGCACACTGGTCACCGGAGATAGTACTGGGACAAGATATAGGAATCACAGGACAAGCTTTTTTGGGATGGATCAATAACTAGGGTCATTGACCCTATGAAAAACAACACTTGTTGTTGTGGGAACTGGGTCAAATAGAAATTGGAGTGGGAACATTAGTAGGTACCAATGAAGGAATAGATGGTCCAGTGGCTCAAAGTATTCATAGCCTCAAACAGTGGATAAAACAAACCCAGCCTCATATCCTTGGGGATGAAACACCCTGGGTACTCAAAGGGGTGAAACAATGGTTATGGATTTTTGCCAATAGTGACTTCCCTTTATTTCATGGGTCCTGATACTCCTTGTCCTGGCGAATTAGAATCCATTGTGGGTTCAAGTTACTCTGGTGTACTCAGTTCTGATGACTTTACTGCCTATAACGATTATGCGGTCACAGCTCAACAGAAATGTCAGGCACATCTACCCTACCCCGTTACTTCAAGACACTAATCAAGATTCCTGGCTTCAATCACCAGGAAATTGGCACAAAATTCATGGACCTCATAGATGAAGGTTTTAAAAACTACCCTTTATTCCAACAAACCCAAAACCTTCATGAATTCTTGACTTGCCCATCCTAGTTTCAACCAAAAGTTGAATCTTCCATTCATTCATTGATCAAGCCCCAGGGGAACCTGGTAAACTTTTATCTTCCTTAGGCAATAGACCTTGATCATAATTTAGCTGAACTAAGGTTAGGTTTAGCACTGACACATCGAAAAGTCTGTGGTGGTTCTCTTTCTCTGGAGCTATTCCAACATACTGCCAATTTATTGACGGTTATACAAACTTGTCGCCGTCAAGCACTTTCTCTAATTGAGTTTTTTGACCAACCTATGAAAGCCATGGTTCACTCTGCCTTGCAGACACCTTCTTTAATCCCTCTACCTTAGACCTGAGTCCTTTGACAAGCTGTAGGTAGGAATTGGAAAATTCGACAAGGTTCCTCTGTTAAGTTCAGAATCCTATGAACTCCTTGTGTAATCAGAAAATGAATCCCTTGAAAACATACGCCAGTTGCTGCCTCTTTCAGAGGAGCTTCCCTAACAAGTCGGGGAACCAGCCCAAGGCACTGGCTCTGAAATATCCAACGTAAAGTAGGGGATTCTGTAGGTTTATTAAGTTGGTTTTTAACTGTCGCTTTTTACGTCTTTAACTAGATTCTTAATTGTTTTTGTCCCAGATTATAAACCAAAAGACACAATGCCATTAATACCATCATTGTCTCTACTATTTCTCGCTCTTTTACAACAAGAGTATGGGCGAAAAATAACGGGTCTTTGATAAATCTAAATCCTCTTTCTGTTGATTGCTGTTCTCTATATATTTTAAATATTCCCATGGTTTCTAATTCCCTTGTCTCTAAAATATTTGTTGCTAAAATAAATCGACCACAAGAGTTATGATGTTGGGTGATTAACTCCTGATTTTCTATTAGTTTACCTCTTACTTGATACACTACTGTTTGTCCTTTATTTAACCTTTAGTTAATTTTTAGGTCCGATATTGTATGATATTTTAATTTTGCTGCCAGTTCTTTAACTTTGAATTGCGCTAAGGATGTCTGTTCAAATTCTTCTTTGACTAATCTACCTACTTGTTTACTAGTTTTTAGAAAGTCCTCTTGAATGCTTTGGGTTAATTTCTTTAAGTTTGCTTTTTTTCTGTCTGCACTTTCTACTCATAGCCATCTTTGCTCTATTCCCCCATAAGATACTTTTTCTTCTTGATAGCTATATCCTTTGATTTCACTTGGTTTGAGTTCTCTACTGGTAAATGCCTTGACCAAGTTTTTGGCTTTTTTAATGGTTAAAGGTACTCGACTTATCCATTTCATGTTCGACATTAATTTTAAATCACTTTCGCTATATAATGCACTATCAGCCACCATTATACTTTCAAAATCTATTTGTTTATCATAATCCACTAAGATTTGAGCAAATACTGCTTTATCTGATTCATTTCCTGATGCTCCTCTAAAAAATACGGGTATATGTCCGTCACTACTTACTATTAAATCTAATATACATTTTTTTAAGTCTGGACAATGGTCACGAGAATATCCTTGTGTGATGTTAATCGGATTTTCTCGGTTCATTCCTAATTCTTGTCCTAAATTATTTAGGCAATTATTATACTCTCCATGCAAATGCAATGAGGTTGAACCTAAATGGGAATATAAATTGGTTGATTGCTACTCCATATTGTTCTACTAGTTCTAAGGCAATTATTAGGAATAATTTACTTAATCCATATTTGTATAGATTATCCCTTACTCTGCCTATTTTATCATCATTTAAATCTTCAGCTTGAATTCCCGCTCCTAATAAATGTTCTATGGCTTTTTCCTCAAGAACTTGAGGAAATGAATATAATAGTCTCCATAGAAAAGAAAACCTAGTTCATAATGATTCCTTTAACTATTTCTCCTATATTCACTTTCTCTCTAATTATCTATTCAGAATGTCTTATTGATTCTTTCTACAATTCCTATCTCATCTATTATTCCCAAGTGATCCAATTTATTCCTCTCAAACTCTTGCTTTTGGTAATTCATATTTTTGGGTGTTTTTATTTAATTCAGGCTCATTTACATTCATTTCCTCATCTTTTATCCTGAATTTATTGTCAATACACCACCACCTGGATCCTTACGTATTGTCTATTTTTTCTACTATTTTACCTATGTGGTTACTACCTAGTTATTTGTATTTTTTCTGTGGATGTAGTACAACATGAAGTGCCTAATGTGGGGTGTATCAGGAAAATAAGTAACTGATGAAACGTAACTATTGCATCAATATGCAATAATTCGTGATACAGATCTGATTTAGGTTTCCCACTTTAATCGGCAAGGAAAAGTAGAAGGACTTGTTGGTTTAATTAGAGATATTACTGAGCAGAGAAAATTACAAGATGCTGTCAAACAAAGTCAAGAAAGATTTCAGAAACTAACAGAAAAAGTGCGCATAATTCCTTAAGAAGCAGATTACAAAACCGGAAATTTCACATAGTTAAGATATGCACGGCTATTCCTTAAAGGATTAGTATACCACTAATTTTTGGGTAAAACACATCCATCCAGATGATCAAAAGTGGGTGGTTGATTATTGTGTCCATGCTTAAGAATCACAAGATAATTATGAACTTCAGTATAGAATGTTGTCAGCTGATGGCAGGGTAGTCTGGCAATATAACATTGTGAATGTGGTGTGGGTTGAAAATAATCCCAAACAAATGCATGGGTTCATGATTGATATTACCGAACGCAAGCAAGCACAACAAGAACGAGAAAAACTATTAAAGCAAGAACAAGCTGGAAGGGCAGAAGCAGAAGCTGCTAACCGCATCAAAGATGAATTTTTAGCGACACTATCTCATGAACTCCGCACTCCCCTTAATGCCATACTGCGGTGGTCATAGTTACTCAAAAGCCGCAAGTTTCATGAAATTACCACTGCTAGGGCATTAGATCCGATTGATCGTAATAGCCGTGTTTTAGCACAGTTAATTGAAGATGTTTTGGATGTTTCGCGGATTATTTGCGGCAAACTGCGATTGAATCTGCATTTGGTAGAACTTGCCCCAGTGGTCTCAGTAGCCATAGATACTGTGCGTCCTGCAGCAGATGCGAAAGAAATTACGATTAAATCCCACTCAGAAGTGGGGGTAGTAATAGGTGATGCTAACCGCTTACAACAAATTGTCTGGAATTTGCTTTCCAACGCTGTCCAGTTTACACCCAAGAGAGGAAAATTTTAGGGAGGACTCAAACGCATTATTAATTCCCGTGTGCAGATTCAAGTCAGTGATACCGGAGGGGGCATTAATCCTGATTTTCTACCTCATGTATTTGAACGATTTTTCCAAGCTGATAGCTCGACTATGCGCTCGCATGGAGGATTAGGACTAGGACTAGTAATTGTCCGTCACCTGGTAGAATTCCATGGAGGCACAGTCTCAGCTACCAGTCCCGGACTCGAGCAGGGAGCCACGTTCATCGTCAATCTGTCCATGAAAGCCGTTACTGTTGAATACAATACATCAGAGCAACAGCAACTTCTCGTTGATGATGATTTTTTGAAACAGCAATTATCTATCTTGCAAGGGCTGGCAACTGCATAAGAATAATTATCCAAACCTACTCATATCTGCTCAACAAGTATGCTATAATTAAGATGTGAGTAAATTAAGTATATTAGAGGTTACGGCTACTTGTTGTTGATGATGAAGCAAATGCACGGGATTTGCTGACCACAATTTTATTTAGGGCAATATGCCTCTTAAGCAATAACTATTGCTTCTGTAACAGAGTTTTTGAGAATTTTATCCAGATATATTAATCAGTGATATTGGAATGGCAGAAGAAGATCGCTATACACTAATTCATAAAGAAGTTAGAAATAAGAAGTTATAAATCTACCTAGTCATCAGGAGGGATAAATTCCCTTCCTGCAGTCGCCGTCACAGCTTCTGCTAGAGCAGAAGACCGCACCCAAGCCTTATTAGCTGGTTTTCAATTACATATTCAAAGCTGTCAATCCTGCCGAATTAGGGGCTGTGGTAGCACATTTAGCAGGAAGAAGTTAAATCAATTCACAACAATTCAAATCAAAATAATTCGTAATCTACTCCCATGGCCAATACCCAATGCCCAAACCCCTAATTTTGATCTGGAAGTGGAAACACCAGAGATAATAAGTTAGTCTTTTGAGAAACAGCAACAATAGATTTTTCATAACTTTATGACTACCAAAACTCAAGCTATTAATCCGCAGAATAAGTTTCAGTGTGTTGGTATCATCAACCGTGCAAATAGAATCTTCATCGGAATGGTTGCGGTTGTCCCTATTGCTTTGTCATTACCCGCAGAAGCATTGCAAGTACAGATAACACCAACTGCTCCGAAACTGGGAGATACACTTTCAGTCATAATTGATGTAGCTAGTCAAGAAAATGTGATTAATCCCACAGTGAAAGTTGGGGAAGAAACATATCCAGCTTTTGCAATTTCCCCTAATAAGTATCGCGCTTTTATTCCTACCACTCCACTAGAAAAAGCAGAGGTAAGAAAAGTCACAGTAGCTGGAGATAGACAAGAAAGAAATTTAGCAGTAAAAGTAAGCGCTCGGAAATTTCCCATCCAACGTATCACCTTACCACCAGGAAAAGCCGGAGTACAAGCCACAGACTATGAACTCCAGCAAGTCAAAGAATTTAAAGCCCTACAGACACCAGAAAAATGTTGGAACGGAGTTTTCCTCAGACCAAATAAAGGACGCATGACCACAACCTATGGTGTACGTCGCTACTATAATGGTAAATTTGCAAATGACTACTACCATCGTGGTCTAGACTACGCTGGTGCAGCAGGTTCACCCGTAATTGCCCCAGCCCCAGGACGAGTTGCTTTAGTAGGTACAGTTTCCCAAGGTTTCCGTGTTCATGGTAACGTAGTTGGCATCGACCACGGTCAAGGAGTAACCAGTATTTTCATGCACCTCAGCCGCATTAATGTCAAAGAAGGAGATATTGTCAAAGCTGGTCAACTCATTGGTGGAGTAGGTTCAACAGGTGCTTCCACAGGCCCGCACTTGCACTGGGGTTTATATGTCAATGGAAAATCTATTGATCCCACATCCTGGCAAACCAAGGTCGTTGATTAATAATTGGTAATTCGTAATTCGTAGTTAAATTCATAATTCATAATTATGAATTTGTTTAGCATAATCAATTGCTTTGTCTATTCCCTGTATTGCGTATTGCTTAAATTTAATCGTGAGAATTAATTATGAGTATTGAAAAGATTGTCGAACAAGCCCTTCAGGATGGTTATCTCACACCAGTAATGGAAGCCGAAGTTGGACGAATTTGTGATAACGCCTCAGATTTCTCCATTGAAGAGTACATGGCTCTAGATCGACTCATGGGTTCATTGTTGATCGGTGAAGTAGTGGCAGTACCTCGTAAACAATTTATTAACGTCATGGAGGAATTGGTACTAACTGAAGTAATCGGCAAAGTAGCAGAAATCGAAGCCACTTCTGAAAGCTCTCTGGACGTGGGAGATATCACCGCTTACGCTCTTAATCGTCTTCCACCTCTGTATGCTACTACGGAAGAAGGAGCGAATTACCAGCGCCAACGCGCCAAAACAGAACTTCAGAACTTGATTTGTCAACAAGTAGCCAAAGCCATTGATTGTTACTTAGATAGACCTGAATTCTTCCCAGAACGTCAAGCCTTAAGCAAACACACTGGTAATGAAGTCCTCAGCCAAGTTAGTAACTTACTCCAAGTTTACGCACCCAATTTTGAACAAAAATCACATCCTTAAGGAGTCAGGAATTAGAAGTCGGAGTCAGGAGTCAGTAGTCAGTGGCAAATATTAGAAACTGACAACTGACAAGTAACTAATTTCTCACCAAAACTGGTGTGCCTAAACTCAATTGTTCATACAGTATTCGGACATCAGAATTACGCATTCTTAGGCAACCATGAGATACTGCTGCTCCTATTAGGTCAGTATTAGGTGTCCCATGAAAGCCAATTTCATTTCTTCCATCTGACCAAAACCCAATCCATCTATCTCCTAAAGGACTATCAGTACCTGCTTCAAATACTTGGCCAGTAATTGGATGCTTCCAAATGGGATCATGTTGCTTGTGTATGATTTGAAAC
It encodes the following:
- a CDS encoding helix-turn-helix domain-containing protein: MPTFEVLGLHFGIWKTEAKDTFHYWLEILGNVFPASLFEQVEKYDSDYAMATQNKMQETKSFPPRVFLLNRSLDL
- a CDS encoding DUF790 family protein, with product MLPTELLIHRQNGEEIIPKRLKLDQQHLCLANNLIGFFKEAVGKSQGVLERQLADFEGDTTDYRMKRGLAYILKSSFCTFEVVSPLEPPMLRERVFAFAAKSVPSREATEVTLSKVADELSQQLQQEVLPIQVRDGLYADLSENKILTAFEAPKPDDLLHRYNLSQVQGVFYKASQLVLNAHRNVPGEYKLLFRYLKLFRLMAYIEGDADHGFTISIDGPTSLFTPSTRYGLSIAKMIPALLHVTKWSLAATLQTRDLYTNEWKPGRFTLNSECSLVSHYPKGKPYDSMLEQSFADKWDSLKSGWILEREVDLIPIPGSVMIPDFRLVHPDGRTFLLEIVGYWRTEYLQRKFSQVRRANSDSLILAISERLNLERAGVKLNDFPARIVWFKEKLLPKAVLAVME
- a CDS encoding adenylate/guanylate cyclase domain-containing protein → MCIFCLSVKKCEEATVLFADIVGFIELSSHTSPPTLVELLN
- a CDS encoding PAS domain-containing protein; amino-acid sequence: MIIADVNGRILEANDTFLNMVGYTQEELLSGRINFR
- a CDS encoding PAS domain S-box protein, with amino-acid sequence MSQQVEQLRLITNSLPVQISYVDAQQRYLFNNEKYEKCFGIPTSKMLGKHVK
- a CDS encoding histidine kinase dimerization/phospho-acceptor domain-containing protein, whose amino-acid sequence is MLSADGRVVWQYNIVNVVWVENNPKQMHGFMIDITERKQAQQEREKLLKQEQAGRAEAEAANRIKDEFLATLSHELRTPLNAILRWS
- a CDS encoding ATP-binding protein produces the protein MQIQVSDTGGGINPDFLPHVFERFFQADSSTMRSHGGLGLGLVIVRHLVEFHGGTVSATSPGLEQGATFIVNLSMKAVTVEYNTSEQQQLLVDDDFLKQQLSILQGLATA
- a CDS encoding M23 family metallopeptidase: MTTKTQAINPQNKFQCVGIINRANRIFIGMVAVVPIALSLPAEALQVQITPTAPKLGDTLSVIIDVASQENVINPTVKVGEETYPAFAISPNKYRAFIPTTPLEKAEVRKVTVAGDRQERNLAVKVSARKFPIQRITLPPGKAGVQATDYELQQVKEFKALQTPEKCWNGVFLRPNKGRMTTTYGVRRYYNGKFANDYYHRGLDYAGAAGSPVIAPAPGRVALVGTVSQGFRVHGNVVGIDHGQGVTSIFMHLSRINVKEGDIVKAGQLIGGVGSTGASTGPHLHWGLYVNGKSIDPTSWQTKVVD
- a CDS encoding late competence development ComFB family protein, producing the protein MSIEKIVEQALQDGYLTPVMEAEVGRICDNASDFSIEEYMALDRLMGSLLIGEVVAVPRKQFINVMEELVLTEVIGKVAEIEATSESSLDVGDITAYALNRLPPLYATTEEGANYQRQRAKTELQNLICQQVAKAIDCYLDRPEFFPERQALSKHTGNEVLSQVSNLLQVYAPNFEQKSHP